From a single Methylosinus sp. H3A genomic region:
- a CDS encoding DUF58 domain-containing protein — MAGPAVSTSAFDPSERLAASARRIDAAELASRLPDVVIRAREVAATVVHGAHGRRRAGTGENFWQFRPFGAGEAAHRIDWRRSARDDRLFVREREWEAAHSYFLWMDCSPSMAFVSSLALEPKLDRALTLGLALADVLMRGGERIGLLGLTHPMSTRDIIERLAQALLAAGPAARGELPEAVALPGGAKALLVSDFLCDPQALAERLGTLAANGAAGALLMIADPVEETFPFEGETIFLDTDSRAQLRAGRAQAWRDAYVERLSRHRDEIAQAAASVGFALQIHRTDRPAAEAALSLSFALSGRLERV; from the coding sequence GTGGCGGGACCGGCGGTTTCCACGAGCGCCTTCGATCCATCCGAACGGCTCGCGGCGAGCGCGCGGCGCATAGACGCAGCGGAGCTCGCGAGCCGTCTGCCGGACGTCGTCATCCGCGCGCGGGAGGTCGCCGCGACCGTCGTCCATGGCGCGCATGGCCGCCGGCGCGCGGGGACGGGCGAGAATTTCTGGCAGTTTCGGCCCTTCGGCGCAGGGGAGGCGGCCCATCGTATCGACTGGCGCCGCTCGGCGCGCGACGATCGGCTTTTCGTGCGCGAAAGAGAATGGGAGGCCGCCCATTCCTATTTTCTGTGGATGGACTGCTCGCCTTCCATGGCTTTCGTCTCGTCGCTGGCGCTCGAGCCAAAGCTCGATCGCGCGCTGACGCTCGGCCTCGCGCTCGCCGACGTCCTCATGCGCGGGGGCGAGAGGATCGGCCTGCTCGGCCTCACCCATCCCATGTCGACGCGCGACATCATCGAGCGGCTGGCGCAGGCGCTTCTCGCCGCCGGCCCTGCGGCGCGTGGCGAATTGCCCGAGGCCGTCGCTCTGCCCGGCGGCGCCAAGGCGCTGCTCGTCTCCGATTTCCTCTGCGATCCGCAGGCGCTCGCCGAGCGCCTCGGAACGCTCGCGGCCAATGGCGCGGCGGGCGCGCTGCTGATGATCGCAGATCCGGTCGAGGAGACATTTCCGTTCGAAGGCGAGACGATCTTCCTCGACACCGACAGCCGCGCGCAACTCCGCGCCGGCCGCGCTCAGGCCTGGCGCGACGCCTATGTGGAGCGTCTGTCGCGGCATAGGGACGAGATCGCCCAGGCTGCGGCGAGCGTCGGCTTCGCGCTGCAGATTCACCGCACCGACCGCCCGGCGGCGGAGGCCGCCCTCTCTTTGAGCTTCGCGCTCTCTGGACGATTGGAGCGCGTCTGA
- a CDS encoding DUF4159 domain-containing protein, with the protein MGLTFAAPLALFGLLALPAIYFLLRVTPPRPREIVFPPIRLLFDLLRREETPSRTPWWLLALRLALAGCAVLAMAGPAVTPTATASFSGAPLLIAIDDGWPAAPDFDARLEAARAIAADAARSGARIAVLPMSDAEAAPALEDGGKIDERLRALAPQPFVPDRAAAAARLGEFVAAHPRARVIWIADGLEQGGAPAFANSLTSAAAGGAEVRILASDHVPRALSTPQNTAGGLEVDIARASLATISSGSVSAYDQQGRALAQARFDFGAGQKARARFDLPIELRNEAALLRIDGEASAGAVALLDGRSKVRRVAVLSGASADLAQPLLEPQYYLQKAFAPFAEVREPRPGAADPLPGLIAEQPNIVALADIGVLPADAHEALIRFVEDGGVLLRFAGARLANGGDDLTPVRLRRSGRVLGGAMSWDTPKKLAPFDPSSPFYGLAVPDEVTVTRQVLAEPEPGLPAKTWAALTDGTPLVTAERRGKGLIVLFHVSADAAWSNLPISGLFIDMLHRIAAESGEAAARRAEDGPRSDAPALAPLVTLDGRGRMGAPPPSARPIAGDYDGGASRDHPPGFYGAADTPLAVQPLRPGDELRSFDFAGRGLSVSALRAGAPIDLRPWLLALVFLALLADWLILLVMSGGLRRVAPIAIGALCALAVLGGAPEAARAKDAPAAASPRDREVALTTRLAYVLSGDARVDETSKLGLEALSRALNQRTSFTPGAPVGVDPARDELAFYPMLYWPIVASAPLPSAPAIAKIGVYLKQGGTIVFDTRDALTAHEGGPPTPETQWLRDLTRNLDIPPLEVAPRDHVITKTFYLIDGFYGRTINGKTWVEALPPESKDDPTRPVRATDSVSSVVITSNDLAGAWAADRNGQPLYTLTPGGARQRELAIRGGVNLVMYTLTGNYKSDQVHVRDLLERLGQ; encoded by the coding sequence ATGGGACTGACTTTCGCCGCGCCGCTCGCGCTATTCGGGCTTCTGGCTCTACCCGCCATCTATTTCTTGTTGCGGGTGACGCCGCCGCGCCCGCGGGAAATCGTCTTTCCGCCGATCCGCCTGCTCTTCGATCTGTTGCGCCGCGAGGAGACGCCGTCGCGCACGCCCTGGTGGCTGCTCGCGCTCCGCCTCGCGCTGGCGGGCTGCGCAGTGCTGGCGATGGCTGGCCCCGCCGTCACTCCGACGGCGACGGCTTCCTTCTCTGGGGCGCCTCTGCTGATCGCCATCGACGACGGCTGGCCCGCGGCGCCGGATTTCGACGCCCGCCTCGAGGCGGCGCGCGCCATCGCCGCCGATGCGGCGCGCTCCGGCGCCAGGATCGCCGTTCTGCCCATGTCGGACGCCGAGGCCGCGCCTGCGCTCGAGGACGGCGGCAAGATCGACGAGCGCCTACGCGCGCTCGCGCCGCAGCCCTTTGTCCCGGACCGCGCCGCCGCAGCAGCCCGGCTCGGCGAATTCGTCGCCGCGCATCCCCGCGCGCGCGTGATCTGGATCGCCGACGGGCTGGAGCAGGGCGGGGCGCCGGCCTTCGCCAATTCCCTGACCTCGGCGGCCGCCGGCGGCGCGGAGGTTCGGATTCTGGCCAGCGATCATGTTCCGCGCGCCCTTTCGACGCCGCAGAACACCGCGGGCGGTCTCGAAGTGGACATTGCGCGCGCTTCCCTTGCGACAATCTCCTCCGGCTCCGTCTCCGCCTATGACCAGCAGGGGCGCGCGCTGGCGCAGGCGCGTTTCGATTTCGGCGCCGGGCAAAAAGCGCGAGCGCGCTTCGATCTGCCGATCGAATTGCGCAATGAGGCGGCGCTGCTGCGCATCGACGGCGAGGCCTCGGCCGGCGCTGTGGCGCTGCTCGACGGTCGCTCCAAAGTGCGCCGCGTCGCCGTGCTGAGCGGCGCGAGCGCCGATCTCGCGCAGCCGTTGCTGGAGCCGCAATATTATCTGCAAAAAGCCTTCGCGCCTTTCGCCGAGGTGCGCGAGCCGCGCCCCGGCGCAGCCGATCCGCTGCCGGGCCTCATCGCCGAGCAGCCCAATATCGTCGCCCTCGCCGATATCGGCGTGCTGCCTGCGGACGCGCATGAGGCGCTGATCCGTTTCGTCGAGGACGGCGGCGTGCTGCTGCGCTTCGCGGGCGCGCGCCTGGCCAATGGCGGCGACGATCTCACGCCCGTGCGGCTGCGGCGCAGCGGCCGCGTGCTCGGAGGCGCCATGTCCTGGGACACGCCGAAGAAGCTCGCGCCATTCGATCCGTCGAGTCCCTTTTATGGCCTCGCGGTTCCCGACGAGGTGACGGTGACGCGGCAGGTGCTCGCCGAGCCGGAGCCCGGCCTGCCGGCCAAGACCTGGGCGGCGCTCACCGACGGCACGCCGCTCGTCACCGCCGAGCGGCGCGGCAAGGGGCTCATCGTGCTGTTCCATGTGAGCGCCGACGCCGCCTGGTCCAATCTGCCGATCTCCGGCCTGTTCATCGACATGCTGCACCGGATCGCCGCCGAGAGCGGCGAGGCCGCCGCGCGCCGCGCCGAGGATGGGCCGCGCAGCGACGCCCCGGCGCTCGCGCCGCTCGTCACTCTGGACGGGCGCGGCCGCATGGGCGCCCCGCCGCCGTCGGCGCGTCCCATCGCCGGCGATTATGACGGCGGCGCCAGCCGCGACCATCCGCCCGGCTTCTATGGCGCCGCCGATACGCCTCTCGCCGTGCAGCCGCTGCGTCCCGGCGACGAATTGCGCAGCTTCGATTTCGCCGGGCGGGGGCTCTCGGTCTCGGCGCTGCGCGCCGGCGCGCCGATCGATCTGCGCCCTTGGCTGCTGGCGCTCGTCTTCCTCGCTCTGCTCGCCGATTGGCTGATCCTGCTGGTCATGTCCGGCGGCTTGCGCCGCGTCGCGCCGATCGCGATCGGCGCGCTCTGCGCTCTGGCCGTTCTCGGCGGAGCGCCCGAGGCCGCCCGCGCCAAGGACGCGCCGGCGGCCGCTTCGCCGCGCGACCGCGAGGTGGCGCTGACGACGCGGCTCGCCTATGTCCTCTCCGGCGACGCGCGCGTCGACGAGACCAGCAAGCTCGGCCTCGAGGCTTTGTCGCGCGCGCTCAATCAGCGCACCTCCTTCACGCCCGGGGCGCCCGTGGGCGTCGATCCCGCGCGCGACGAGCTCGCCTTTTATCCCATGCTCTATTGGCCGATCGTCGCTTCCGCGCCGCTGCCATCGGCGCCGGCGATCGCCAAGATCGGCGTCTATTTGAAACAGGGCGGCACCATCGTCTTCGACACGCGCGACGCGCTCACCGCGCATGAGGGCGGGCCGCCGACGCCGGAAACGCAATGGCTGCGCGATCTGACGCGCAATCTCGACATTCCGCCGCTCGAGGTCGCCCCGCGCGACCACGTCATCACCAAGACCTTCTATCTCATCGACGGTTTCTACGGCCGCACGATCAATGGCAAGACCTGGGTCGAGGCGCTGCCGCCGGAGAGCAAGGACGATCCGACGCGGCCGGTGCGCGCGACCGACAGCGTCTCCTCCGTCGTCATCACCTCCAATGATCTCGCCGGCGCCTGGGCGGCCGACCGCAACGGCCAGCCGCTCTACACGCTGACGCCGGGCGGCGCGCGCCAGCGCGAGCTCGCCATACGCGGCGGCGTCAATCTCGTGATGTACACGCTGACCGGCAATTACAAATCCGATCAGGTCCATGTTCGCGACCTTTTGGAGCGGCTCGGCCAATGA